The genomic interval ctttatgctttctagcatggttgacaccctcaaaactcggttttctaaaactgagaaggctgctgaagttatgacgaagttaaatgagctattcggtaaggcatcacttcagtcacactttgacgcgactaagaagtacattaacgcacggatggaacctcatcaaaacgtgcgtgatcatgttctcctcatgtccagttatttccaagaagcccaggatcatggtgctgaaatggacagtgctactcaagtaagtcttatcttgaacagcctgactccagcatttctaccatacacatcaaattatgtcatgaataagaaggaaattgactttcatgaattagtcaatgaccttcaaacttatgaaaatttgattggaggacccaagaagaaagggagtaaacctcatcctggtaatggtaatgggacgataaaacctgaagcaaatgtcgcctctgcttcaaagcccaaatcgaagaagaagtggaagaacaccaagaagcgaacaaaagccaataaaaaggctgctccttctggtgatgctacacttaaaggaaagtgtttctactgcaatgagaaagtcATTGGAAActccagtgtcctaaacttcttgcaatgaaacaaggtatttccattaataaactttaagagtttagtgaattattatccaattggatttatgattctggactaaactttgtttatttgttttcttcttcttaaaggccaagctacttgaactcaaatgagttcgatcagaaagctggaccaaagggtaaaatcgtccagatgaagatgaagctcttcaatttgaattaattgttttagtttaaagacaatttggatttcaaattttaattagggatatttatccctgtttttctcatattgttgcaatattttttttattttattattaataaagttttattttttttcgaaattccctattgcaatttatgagattgagcttcatttaattttatcttcatcaattattaccacattatatttatatgtttgtatgtgtaagtgtttttattattgatgcaaattctataatatttacaactcttcatagagttatattatataaacactagaaattatttatatgtttatcaataattgttaattctcatacaattattaagaatttgtttaataaaaggatcttatgatctgataggggtggagaaaagttaagaaaactatgcagttcaacgatcttttatatctaatgaactctggatagtattcaactccacataaactctatcacacttagagaatcatgatctttacaacctttaggggtggatcataatctctatatacttaggggtggaggttatccatagtaccctatatgtatattcttaggggtggagtctattccacaattccctatgaaacacatatcttgtttaaacatagaagtaatataatgagtcagctattgtcaatataaattcttgatcttgattgtatgttccatttcgattttactgttgtaagtaaaagtttgatacctccgaaagttctttgttaaagtttcacactaccttaattgagtgggagaattttaaagttctatacccatcttcattaggttgataattgtgataggtacttaagaacactactgaaaagcaaatctaaccattcacatggatagatatagcttatcagaattatgagaataagataaagaactctagttcagtccattcgaatgacttgaaccaagaattcttaatcctcataaaattttatggtatcttaattttgattacttttatctctggcatgtatttttcacttcaaatactagtctgctatgttgatgacttagtcttgacttaaagtttcagactaatacaaaagtcacaactaggtaactctctaaacaatcagaggttaaaagtattatttaaccagacatctgctattgagtgggagctatctgagatgtaatcaaatagggaacattagaagatattcaagaaggatttatgaaagtgatctatatgtcagatattaaggaactgtgtatcagttgtctttgtatcacaccatctaatttcgaaattcttaagatggtgcttactttgggggtggaggaattattgtataataattcaagctctactagagaagaactataacttggtctattcgaaaataccagaaagttatatcactgaagaaaagtctacactgtattatctcaattacatattttaaaatatgagagatatgtcctctgttaattcagatgtacttttaaaacagtaaagatttcggtatcccttgatgagtaaagcatatagtaaaggatgtttcataagagtatttatgaactagtttccagaagtttgggtggattcaaatatactacacttgatctgaagatcaagacatcagattgacctatttgcgcagtttgttttatattagtgcaagtgggagtttgttaggttttatgccctaaataaaactctttacaatctgattagttatcaatataagaaatttgaagtgattgatgtttgcatgaattttacatgctaatggtttaatatgtttaatatgtttattacattcatacacacaaaatctgttaaatccaaatcatatgtttattcacaattacagtatcgtcaacacagtggaatgtgattgtgatcatatgaatcaaaagttttggtccctgtttcatcagtgttattggatttacactaatgtgataatcagcgatgatgtgtacttacacttggagtaagtgttatgttctttccaggacattagtaaagtatactagtttcgaatgtatggagtatacattgggctggaccgatattgcaactaagttaagatattacaaacttaccgttatacatatctttccaagtcaatatcagtagttgatcttaagattgaaaagaatctaaatcccgatatgcttgggctcaactcggagtgctattcatgttctttgatttattagttaagcctacttttgggtcgtggtgatacgtatattttgggaacatgatagtatgattgagtgggagtgccgaacataaatatggaatctatagcttctttggtgtatagaagttaagcgatgattcccttcgagcttagcaaatagaagtaaatggatgagctcttgtttaactgactaattattagatcactaaacaccatttacaggtagctaagtgttttaaggggcaaaatacattgaggggtgagaacggtaaagaaatcccatctcgatgtaaatcatctatatagaggatctttaaatcacaataagattataacaatggttaaatgagatagtatattggtatcgtgaaacatacaatatgctctatataagtacgagagtgcaattctaagttctaagagtggattcaacgaagaattaataagtaggaatttacttggtaaatttggttcacttattggaagctcagcatatagatccatggtccccattctagttgagaacattctgcttgtaagactcattaattgattcgtgattgatcaattataattctaaagttagactatgtctgattttatgaattttcactaagcaggggtgaaattgtaaggaaaagagttttctaggtttatttatttattaatagactttatatgtctaattaataattaaattaaatgacaatattatttaataatgtattttaattattaaataattagttttggcatttaaaaggttagaattggaaaattggcatttttgagaaaatagagataaaatttgataaaattgcaaaattaagtggggcccattacaacacctatggccggccacttataaggctttttcaaattattattttcattattttaatgccaaataattctaaacttaaacctagtaagttgcctataaatagaaagtgatggctcagtcaaaaataagtttttaataAGCCTTTcggacagaaatttctctcttcagaaaactgagccttcctcactctctaccttggccgaaatctctctctctcttttcccttcatctttttcgtgaccctagtgaaagagtaagtgcccacacacagcaagcagtaactcaatcatagattggaagactatgaaggatcaaagcttgaagaagaaggagattcgggctcagatcttgattatactctgctacagaaaggaatcaagggttagagatctgagtggaaggagacatttattccgctgcatcaatgtaaggttttcttaactttatatgtgtttattttatcgttttagaaagttcatatttaggatgttaataaacatacttgtgagtagatctaagatcctggtaaaataattcccaacagtgAAATGACAGTCTTATCAGTTTGCTTCCTTAGCTTCAAAAGCTTCTTGAAATACCAGCTCATTTCTTGCTTGATAGGAATATCCCACAGACATCGATCCTTGATATAAATAGAATTGACCCATCTCACCCATAAAATATCTTGTTTGCTAGCGATAGCCAAAAGGTATTTGGCCATTAAAGTCATATTCCATTTTCTCCCTTCACAAAATCCAACACCACCAAGCTTTTTTGGAAGACAAATTTTCTCCCAAGAAGGGAGGTGAAGTTTACTCTTATTGGCAACTTTTCTCCATAAAAAGTCACGACAACTCTTATCAATAGCAGTAGTAACTTTGTGAGGTAAGATAAACAGGCTCATTCAAAAGTTTCTGATGCCTAAGAGGACTGAATGAATCAATTGAGCTCTACCAGCAAAAGACAGATTTCTACTATATAGCCCAACAGTTAAGTTTACTACTGAGCTTATCTAAAATCACACCACAGTCCGATAATTTCCATCTTGTCAGTCTCAAAAAAACACCAAGATATTTAAGAGGGAATTTACCTTCAGCCATATGGACCTTCTCGAGGATATTAGCTTTGCAATCATCATTGATTCCTCCAAAGTATATATGGGACTTCGAGTTGTTTGCAGACAGACCCGTGGTATCATAAAATCTTTGGAAAGCATCAAACATAAAATTCACAGATGTCATATTACCCTTGCAAAATATAAGAAGGTCATCTACAAAACATAAATTCATCAGTCTGAGATTCTTACACATCAAATGAAATCTGAACCCCTTATTATTAGAACTTTGAGCCAATTTCCTGGTGAGGTATTCCATGATCAGCACAAAgagtataaataggggttcaccccgtTGTAATAAATAActaagaaattctcattcactttctctttctctcttcttcttcttcttctttcttctcatttattttatattattttataacactataaaaatattaaaaatactgtaaatttgtattttataaatttatgaaataatacCTTTTAGAtttaatgccatatttttgtaagactaagttttttttttttttgagataattttgTAAGACTATGTTAAGAGagctaaaattttataaaatgaataattatataatgaactatttttataatttttattaaaatattttacggtattttataaaaagaaatacaaaaataataagaaaattatataaattaataagaaaataacatctaaacaacaacaaaaaataaatacaaataataaaaaaattaacaacaaattaataagagtggaacataaaaaatatatcaaaagacattattttctataaataaaattataaaatcgctgtatttttgtaattttttgtgttatttttgtataattGTGAAATCCCTCAAGAAAAATACCCGAACCCTTAATAAAGCCCAATTTATTCACTGGGCCAGTGGTCCGTTATATAAATAAAGCTCTCCCGATTATAACAAGGAACGCCTCCAATGCTGCTTCTGGTagcttcttcttcctccttctACTCCTAAATCGCATTGAGAACACTCTACTGTTCAGTTCCTTCCAGGTCCAATCATCGCAGCTATTGCACACTCAAACTGATCTGATACTTCCTCTGTTCCGAGCTCTCTACTTCAATCTTCAACAATGGCGACCGTGATGCAGAAGATCAAGGATATCGAAGATGAGGTGTGTTTTCTTATTCAATTGAAATTTTGAACCCAGAGTGATTAGatgaaatcaaaatcaaaatttcaaaaatttatccATATTATGTTCTCACAGTAATGtgaactttttatttatttatttattttatctatagGTTTCTAAGTGGTGGTTTACCTTTAATTCTTTGTTTCTGTAAATTTGTTCATGGGGAAAAGActactcttattattatttttttctagttTCTATTATTGTATGTATTGGCTTAAAGCTTCTATTAGTCTATGCTGTTTGTAGTTTGTAAGTCCATACGAAATTATTGGAAAGAAATAGCTTCACTTGTTTTTTCTCCAATTCTAAGATTGTATGATGGTTTGGGCTTTTCTAGAATGATGGGTTTTAGATAAATAATGGGCAAAAGTTTATGTCTGGTTCGTGTTGCCATTTAGTGCCTACTCTGTTTCATACTAAAAGAAATGTATCTATAAGTTTTCGGTGCTGAATTTTAGCTGGATGTATTTAACTGAGAGAGATTCTGATGATTTGAAATTTTGagctaataatatataattcccTTGTTTATGCAGATGGCAAGGACTCAAAAGAATAAAGCAACTGCTCATCACTTGGGTTTGCTCAaggtaatttttgtttttgttttgaacTAAAGAGAACGTCAAAGTTTCTTcttaatttcattttatttgaTCAGTTGTATGTGTTATTCTTTCACTTGTGTTGATTTTTGTGAAAATTTGTTGTATTGCTTTGTCCAAATGAGTTACTGTCCTGTATATTGTTGTCCGTTATTTGATAGGCTAAACTTGCCAAGTTAAGGAGAGATCTCCTTACACCTACGACGAAAGGAGCTGGTGGTGCTGGTGAAGGATTTGATGTTACCAAAAGTGGAGATGCAAGAGTTGGCTTGGTGGGTTTTCCATCAGTTGGGAAATCTACTCTATTGAATAAATTAACAGGGACCTTTTCAGAGGTATGCAACTCTCTTCTCTTGTTTCTCTCTGAGTGCAACTGCAAATTAAATTAAGTCTCAAGTATATTATCATGTTCTTGCATGGAAATAGGTGCTATAGTTATATTTTCTAGTTTGAAATTTTGGTAATTGTTTAAAGATACACCATATTTGATCAAaagtttattaataaaaaattaagaaatgttAGTTTTAGGGTGCATACACGAAAAACAAAAAGATTGAGAATTAGTttgcaaaataattaaataaaaggaGGGAGATCAAGCTGTCAAACATTGTAAAAGTTGGGGATGAAGTAATTATTTTTGGTCTATTTTTACCACACTactcttttaaattttgaattttggttaggataattaataacaaaaGCCTCCCTTCGCTAAACAAAACAATCATTTTCTCAAATCTTCACAAGTTTTATATATGAAAACTAGATTTGATTTTTGACTTAGGGTTTTTtcattgttttctgttttaatgTTGACTAGAATTGATGTTCTGTAAACATTAAGTTAGGGGAAGAATTTTTGCTATTTTCAAAATACAAGAATGGATCAACTAATTTTAGCCAGACTTAgagaatattttgtttttagcCCTATTGGTAATAATGTTTCCTGTTTTGTTTAGAAAAATAAGCATTTCAGGATTAAATTTATCAAGTTCCCAAAGTTTTATGCTGAGTTTCATGAACACATTTCCTCTCTgacattaataataaatttaaaagaatcTCAACTTGAATTTTGTTGAAATTTTAAGCAGGTAGAACgtacacataaaaaataaataaataaataaaaaaggaagaaaaattaaagatgTGACTGTTCTGTTAAGACTAAACTCCAAATTTGGTTATTGTTTACCGGACTTTCTAGGAATCTAATAAGTTATTTACtgtgaaattaatttattattttcagtATTCTTTGTATGTTCATGTGTGTTCAGTCTTTGATGTATCTTCAAAGTTTCATGATACTTTATGTTTACAGGTTGCTTCCTATGAATTCACTACCTTAACTTGCATCCCAGGTGTGATTGGGTACCGAGGTGCTAAAATTCAGGTAGTGGGCTTTTTGCATTTTTACTCATTTAGTTTAGAGCCACTTAGCTGTTCCGGTTTTCTTTTCGTATATTCCCTGGAACTTTTAGCTGCTATGAATGTGATTAAAGTATGTTCTagaatatgaaattaatttacttACATATTAAAAAGAGCATAGTAACTAAAATGGGCTAACTTATCTACAAACTGCCAGCTGTGttgatgtaatttttgtaaGTGCCATTGTGATTTGTCTGGTAGAAATGCTAGGATCAATGCTTTAGTTTCGGACTcacttcttttctttctttgtgtttcttttccttttattcCCTGGAACTTTTAGCTGCTGGGATTAAAATTTGTTCTagaatatgaaattaatttattgtatGTATTAAAAAAGAGCATAGTAACTGAAATGGGCTAACTTACCAACAAACTGGTCGCTGtgtttatgtatttttcttttaagtgCCATTGTGGCTTGTCTGGTGGAATGCTAGGATCAATGCTTTAATTTTTTACTCGCTTATTTCTTTCTTTGTATAGTTCTTTGTTCTTTTTCCaacattttatcatttaactcTTGTGCTTTAATGGGCAGCTTTTGGATCTTCCGGGAATTATTGAGGGTGCAAAGGATGGAAAGGGTAGAGGAAGGCAGGtaaacatgatttttttttctccctACAATTTGCTTATTGGCAAGAATTGTTTCACAGCTTATCATTGTTTCTGTTTTTGTTAATAGTAATTTGATGTCTAATGTTCAGTTTATTggatattaatttgtttttattcatatgGAACTGATGCTGAATGAATAAGGACATTATATCTAATTCACTTCACTTGTATAAAATGGTTGTTTGTGTCGTGAGACtggtaatatttttgtaaattgtgATAGAGGTTTAACTGGGAGGCACAATCAaggatttttttcttcttctaaatgtATTACTTTATACATTAGAATCAATAAAAAGTATGTGCTGGTCGAGATTCATCTTCCTTCCTGTTTTGGTgcctttaattttttcattccgCTACAGTGGAactggcaaaaaaaaaaaaaagtatatggtGTTGGTTGAGTGTCAAGAGTCTTGATTTGGTGCATATACATGTCTACTGAGTGGTCTACAAATGTTCATTCATCATTCATGAAGTCACTTATTAATTGATACACCTCTGTCTATTCCAGGTTATAAGCACTGCTAGGACTTGCAATTGCATTTTAATTGTTCTTGATGCAATAAAGCCAATAACTCATAAGCGCCTGATAGAGAAAGAGCTTGAGGGATTTGGCATAAGGTATGACTTATCTGGTTGATGCTCTTTCCCTTGTTGTGTTTACATGTCTGGTTATTCTTCTTACAAAGGAAATTTATTATGCAGAAGTACTGTATGTTAATCTTTTCTTATTGAAGATTTCATAAATAACTTTTCTTAAACAATGTAtgttttgattatttttgatGACcggaaagttttattttcagtgTATGTCATTAAGGTTGAGAATTAAAGTGAAAACAAAAAGATAATGTTAGATGGATGTGGGTAGGAATGGCTACTTGAAGCAATAGGCATTCTCAGTACAAAAACCATGTTTTTCGGTTGCAACTTGGCTCCTTTTATCCATTTGTCccttttcaataattttttttcctcaaacgatccttttttattttttgagagCAGGTTGAACAAAGAACCACCTAATCTAACGTTCAGAAAGAAAGACAAAggtggaattaattttacctcAACAGTTACTAACACACATCTGGACCTTGATACAGTGAAGGCAATTTGTAGTGAATACAGGATTCACAATGCTGATATCACTCTTAGGTTTGACGCAACTGCTGATGATCTCATAGACGTAATTGAGGGAAGTAGGATATACATGCCTTGCATCTATGTTGTGAACAAGATCGATCAGATTACTCTTGAAGAGTTGGAAATTTTGGATAAACTTCCACATTATTGTCCAATTAGGTATGGTATTTCTTTTATCTCCAAAGTGTCATTTTCTCTGTGAATTTGTAGTAAATAATTGTTGCAGGGACTGAATTATACGATTGACTTATCTTAAATTCTTTAAACTTCTGTTAAAGATCTATTTTGATTTTAATTCAGTGATTAGCTTATTCTGTTGAATACTCCACTAACTTGAGTTGATCTTATAAGAAATCTGCTTATGCCATTCATAGTCTTCAGAAATGGGCAGAAGGTTTTCTGTTCTTGAGTTGTCTAAAATGTATCAATGATTGTCCCTCCTTTTGTGTTTTAACATAAACCTACTATGTAAAAATGAAATAACTGGAAATACTTGAAAAGAGGAATGATCGCTTGTATATTTCAACGCTATTACTGGGCATATTGACAGTGGTCGgttcatttattatttagttaAGGGTGGATTGAATAACACCATCTTTTATACTTGTTTTCTTGTAGTAATAGTATTCTGAATAACACCATCTTttgtatttgttttcttctagtAGTAGTATTCTGTTTCCACTGCTTGTTTTAACAAACAAAGTaggaaaatgtttttttttatggtttatATTGTTGGCTCACATATGGTAGATTTCTAACCAAAATTTTTATCAATGTTAATTGTCTAATATGTAATCCACTATGATTATTATGCAGTGCTCACTTGGAGTGGAACCTCGATGGTTTGCTTGATAAAGTATGGGAGTATCTTAATTTAACTCGAATTTACACAAAACCTAAAGGGATGAATCCTGATTACGAAGACCCTGTAATTCTATCATCCAAGAGGAGAACAGTTGAGGATTTCTGTGAGCGAATTCACAAGGACATGCTTAAACAGTTTAAATAGTAAGTAGCCTCACCTATAATCTTCATGGCCTGATTACATATAATTGGCAATTATTCTGTCAAACATGTGAATGCTGAAAAGGTTGTTTAGAAAGAATTTAACTGTGCCATGATACGGCTGCATCTAGGACAGTTAACATGACAACTATTGTGATAATACTTTATTATGGTTTTGGCTTATTTGCATTGGTTGTCTAATCCGGCTGTAGCTTGTTTACTTTGTCGAATAGCTGTTTATTTTCCCCTCTTTTTTCTTTGGCTTCAGAACAATCACTTGTAAAACTGGTCACTTCACACATGGTTTTGCTTTGTGTGTTTTAACTTATTACTTCTACCTTGGTAACTATGGATTTTCTCTTCGTAAGTGAGGCTCCCTAATTTATTTGGGAGAAGGTCAGGCTGAGACATTTTCCCCCTTTGCATCTTTTTCAAAATGTGGGTCACTACACACCTCTATAAGTTTCTAATGTATTTAGGTGTAGTAGATATTCTTCTCATCTGACAACTATTTTGAATTTCAGTTTCTCGTTCTGTTCCTCTTCATGTTGACTCTGTCTATTctatttctttaatttaatgTTACATTGCAAGTGAAAGTTACCTCTGACCAATGTTGTTGCAGTGCTCTGGTTTGGGGGTCTAGTGCGAAACACAAGCCCCAGAGAGTTGGCAAGGTTTGTAATATATCCTCATTCTCTATGCTATTTTCTCTCTCCCTCTTCCCTATCTGTTCTGTTATCATGAATCATTACTTTTTATATTCTGTAAAGTAGTATCACATACTTGAAGCTTTTGAAAATGGCAGGAGCACGAGTTGGAAGATGAAGATGTTGTCCAGATCATAAAAAAGGTGTGAAATTGGCAAATCAGATGACCTGTTTGCCTTTTCACATTCATGATCAGAAACCGGTTGCAAGTGTTGTCCTAAGAATAGTTAAGATTTGAAATATCAGAGCAGGCCGCACTATTCCTactcatttttgttttttgttttcaattaTTCATTCTAGTTGAACTACCACAATATGGAGACTGCTTGATATGtaaatttattagttttatGGTCAAGCAAATCTTCTAGAAAGTGTAACCATTTTGACTGACTGTATTTGATGATGTAATGAAGATTGAATGAACTACatggatgatgatgatgagcttTCCAAACACAACTCGGTAGCTAGGGATTCAAATTCGGATGTTATTAGCCCTCTTATTAAATTTTCTGAATCCTTGCAAATCGTTTCAAGAGTAATGTATTATATATTGAACTGACTACCAGACAGTAATTTTTAGTTTTCATGTATTTCGTTTGCTTGATTTACGACCTTCAACAAATTCAGGTATATTCATCGTTCTATACAATCAGAAaagaaattttcttttaatatccCTATAATAACTTCCACATGTCAGTAGTTGCTATATGTTACCCTTCAGAAAGGGTAACTTATTACCTTACTGTTGTTTAAAAGCGTAGCTTTAAACCATTAAAATTTGAAAGGCTCTTCGAGTCTTTTCTCATGGAATCTGTTAAACTTAAGATTATGTTCCTAAATACTTGCCTTAGCATGAATCTTAGCAATAAAATCTGAATTGCTTTTAAAGAGAAAGAAGACTGTAGAGAAGGAAAGATTATAGTAGGTCTCCCTTTACTCTATTTCCTGATGTAGTTGTCATTCTCACCTGGAATGTTTGGTGTGTCATATTCATTTATAGCAAACTTAaagcaaaataaatgaaaacagTAATTTTTTTCTCACATCTACACAGCTATTGTAACAATGTTACATAATACAGATTAGTTCAATgatattatttaacaaatatGATATGCCTACTTCGGCAAGAATTATAACTCTTTTCAACAACAATTAAATATAAAGgccttttacaaaaatatttaattttgggtaaaattttttaattttactgccacacggtagatattatatttatactttttttttttcttttatactgtaaacacaaataataataataataataataataataataataataataataataataataataataataataataataataataataaaaactctccatcttccacacccaTGGACACAACCCCTACAGCAAGACCAGGATAGACAGAAAACAACCATTAATTTTGGgagattgagaaaaaaatagTGAAATCAATGTCAAAAATTATTCATGGCAAAAGAattgtaaaacaacactaaaacaaatcaaacaaaagaaaaggaaaaaataattaaaaaaaactaacaatctTCTGTACAGCCTCAACACCAGACGCAATAGCAGCTATATTTGCAAGTCCAATCctagaaaatcaaaataaaaacttactaaaacaaaactaaagtaacacaaaaataaatgtaaaacaaTAAGCAAATATAACCACttagaaaaacataaaagaaccACACACTTTAAAATCTTTTTTCTAGTCAGCTCGTCAAATGTATTTATAAAAGAaccagaataaaaaaaaaaccaaaaaacaaccatagagaaggaagaagaaatgtattttATAGTCTTCATTTTCCACACCCACGGATAgaaccaccacaacaacacGAGAATGACAACTACATCATGTGTGATATCCTTAACCAAAGCAGCAAGGGTGATATCCTTAACCAAAGCAGCAAGGGTGTCGAATTCGGCCCTACACACACCATGTGTGGGGATGTGTGTATCAACTCGCCACTTCCTATTGATGTTGTTATGCAGGCTCTTTCGTATTCCAAGTCGATCAAAGGCATTGATTGACATATGCCTTGTAATTGTTTCTTGGTCGTGTGGCCTTGCTAGCAATTATGGA from Cannabis sativa cultivar Pink pepper isolate KNU-18-1 chromosome 4, ASM2916894v1, whole genome shotgun sequence carries:
- the LOC115713495 gene encoding developmentally-regulated G-protein 3 — protein: MATVMQKIKDIEDEMARTQKNKATAHHLGLLKAKLAKLRRDLLTPTTKGAGGAGEGFDVTKSGDARVGLVGFPSVGKSTLLNKLTGTFSEVASYEFTTLTCIPGVIGYRGAKIQLLDLPGIIEGAKDGKGRGRQVISTARTCNCILIVLDAIKPITHKRLIEKELEGFGIRLNKEPPNLTFRKKDKGGINFTSTVTNTHLDLDTVKAICSEYRIHNADITLRFDATADDLIDVIEGSRIYMPCIYVVNKIDQITLEELEILDKLPHYCPISAHLEWNLDGLLDKVWEYLNLTRIYTKPKGMNPDYEDPVILSSKRRTVEDFCERIHKDMLKQFKYALVWGSSAKHKPQRVGKEHELEDEDVVQIIKKV